The following DNA comes from Halorubrum sp. BV1.
CGGGTCCTCCGATCGGACGCCGGAGATCGCCCGCGAGCACGGCGCGCGCGTCATCGAGCAGGAGCCGCAGGGGTACGGCGTCGCGGTCCGCGAGGCGATCTTGACGCCGGACCGGCCGGTGGTCGTCACGACCGACTGCGACGACACCTACCCCATGGAAGCGCTCCCGGAGTTTCTCGCGGCGATCAACGACGGGGCCGACGTGGTGAGCGGCGACCGGCTCTACCACGGGGCGACGGCGATGCCAGCGTTCAACCGCCTCGGCAACCACGCGTTCGCGGCGGTCGCGAGCCTGCTCATGGGCGAGCGCGTCCACGACACCACCACCGGGATGCGGGCGTACCGCCGGGAGGTCGTCGAGGAGATCAGTTGGACGGAGAACACGGGGCTGTCCGCGGAACTCCTCATCCGCCCGCTGATGCGCGGCTACGACGTGCGCGAGCGACCGATCGCCTACGCCGAGCGCCTCGGCGAGACGAAGCTCGACCCGATCGGCGGCGGTGCCGCTATCGCGAAGTCGATAGTCACCGTCTGTCTCGAAGAACAGCTCCGACGGTTCTGAAGGGGCTTCGACGCGGACGCGGACACCGAGCGGCGGTCCGGACGTACGCTGTGGGCACAGTGGACCGCCGCCGCCGCCGGGTTTTCCCGAGAGCGACGGCGGGGGGAGCCGTCACTTCGACAACGGTGGCGGCCGAGCGCTCCGCGCGCTAGCCGCTCGCCTCGGCGGTCGTCTCGAAGACGACCCACTCGGGGTGAGCGTCAGGTTCCTCGGGGAGGTACGTTCCCTCGTTGCCGCAGTCGGTGACGAGCCGGCAGGTCGAGCGCTCGGGGGGCCAGACGGCCTCGACCCGCTCGTCGCCGACGCCCGCTTCATCGCCCTCCGTCACCCGCACCGTCACCTCCTGCCGATAGGTGTACGTCGCGCCCGCGGGATCGACGAGCGTCACCGTCACGGCGACCACGTCGCCCTCGTGGTCGACGGGTACCGGCTCAGCCGAGCCGTCGGCCGTGTCTGCTGTCGCACCTCCCACACCGGACAGCCGCACTCCCTCCGGCGTCACCACCCAGTCGACCGTGAGCGAACCGTCGGGGTCGGTCACGGTGTCGGAGACGTGGCCCGGGCCGCCAGCGTCCCCCCGTCGCGGATCCACGCGCACTCGCGCGCGGTCAACGCGGTCTGGAACGCCGACCGTCGTCTCGGCGTCAATCCGGTCACCCGACCGCCGGTCGAGCGGTTCCAGCTTCGGCGTGACGCGGGCGTCGGGGTCCGCGGTCCAGACGCCGCGGTAGCCGTAGCGGTACAGCGTCCGGTCCGGGTAGGCGTCGACCACCGCGAAGTCCTCGACCGGATCCCGATCGAGCGCGTACACCACGTCGCCGTCGAGCCCCGGCCCATTCCGGAGGTACTGGAACGGGTGGTTCTGCCACTCGCCGTACGGCGTCGGCACGAACACCAGCCCGTCCTCGAACTCGGCCTCGTCGAACGGGGCGTACGCCGCCTCGTGTTTCGCGTCGACGGCGGCGTTCCGCTCTATCGGCTCCGAGGCCGCGTCCACGGCGGCGACGCCCGCAACGACGACCGCGCTCGCGACGGCGACCGCGAGCGCGACGCGGGTGACTCCGGAGGGACTCCCCCGGCTCGCGAGCCGCGCGCGCACCGACCGGAGCGTCCGCCACCCGGCGACGACGCCGACTCCGCCGAATATCGACAGCGGTACGAGGAGATCGAAGTGATAGAACGGACCGAAAAGCGCCGCGAGCCCGTCGGTTGGGTCCGAGAGGTCGGCGAGCGCGTTGTGCGTGCCCCAGAAGAACAGGTTACCGGCGACTACGGCGACTCCGACGCCGCCGAGGAGCAGGCCGGCCGTCCGCCGGAACCCGGGCGAGCCGGGAGCGCCCGTCTCCTCCCCAGCGTCCGAGACGACCCCGATCGGGTCCCCGCCGTTCTGCCACCCGCGGACCGCGACCGCACAGCCGAGCGCGGCCAGCGCGGTCCCCAGCGGTCCGGCGGCGAACCACCGAGTCGCGATCTCCTGTACCGCGTACCAGTTCGACTCCAGCGCCAGCCCGAGCGTGTACTCGACCGAGTGTCCGAGGATGCGGCGCTCGCCGAAGCCGGGACCGTCCATCGGGGCGAACGCCTGATACGGGAAGACGAAGGGGTCACCGGTCATCCGGACGTTGTACGCGAGCGCCACGCCAACGAACAGGAGCCCGAAAAGCGCCGTCAGTCCGTGGCGGCGGACCGGATCGGGACGTCCGCGGAGGCCGGCGGAAGCGAGCGCGCGCGGCGTCGACGCCGAGGAGTCGGCGGCGAAACGCTTGAGCCCCGACACTACCTGCCACAGCGCGTGCAGGATGAACGGCGCGGCGAACAACACCGCGGTATACGGGCGCGAGAAGAAGGCGATCCCGACGGCGACTCCCGCGACGCCGGCGGCCCGAAGTGACTCGTCCCGAACGCTCCGAAGGTACGCGACCGCGAAGACGAGGTTGAAGAACGTCGTCGGCGCGTACGGGAGGAACGCCGCGCTCGTCGCGATCGCCATCGGTGAGGCGGCAAAGAGGAGGGCCGCGACGAGGCCGGCGCGGCGGCCGACCGAAAGGCCTCCGAGCAGGTACACCAAGGCGGCGTTGCCGGCGGCGACCGCCGCGAGCGTCACGCGCGGCTCGCCGAATAGCCCCATCGAGACGGCGAAAAGCGCCGCCGGGACCGGCGTGTACTTCGGGTAGAGGCGACCGCCGTCCTCGATGAAGAACCACGGGTGGACGGCGTCGGCCAGCGGTCCGGCGTGGAACTCCACCTGTCCGCCCAAAAGCAGCGCGGCCTGCGTGAGGTAGACGCCCTCATCGTGGTTCGCGGAGTGGTGTGAGAAGACGGTGGCGGCGACCGCGAACGTCAGGAAGCCGGCAGCGAGAGCGATCAGGGCCGCCGCGACCGTCACCCGATCGGCGCGACCGAGCCGCTCACGGAGGCGAGTGGCGAGCCGGCCGAGCGACGAGAACGGTGAAAACGCGGACACGAATGCGGGAGCGGTCAGACCTGGATGCCGGCCTCGCGCATGAGGTCGATCGTCGGTTCGAGGTTCGACAGCTCCGCCAGGTCGATTTCCGGCACGTCGAGTTCGTCGATCGTCGGGAGGTCGCCGATCGGCTCCACCTCGGGGATGAGGGGGTACTCGAACGTCGAGCGCGCGAAGTAGTCCTGTGCCTCCGACGACAGCAGGTGTCGGACGAAGTTGGCGGCGAGGTCGACGTCGATCGCGGTGTCGACGACCGCGGCACCGGCGACGTTGAACATCGCGCCCGCGTCGCCCTCGGTGAACGCCGTGGCGATCGGCGCGTTCGGGTCGCCGTCGAGCACGCGCTGGATGTAGTAGTGGTTCGTGAACCCCGCGTCGATCGCCCCGTCAGCGACCTCCTGGCAGGTGCGGAACTCGTCTGCGTACGACGTGGCACCGGACTCGACCATCGCTTCGAGCCACCCGCGGGTGGCCTCTTCCCCTTCTGTCAGACGCATCGCGGTCACGAAGGCCTGACAGGATCCGTACGAGGGGGCCCAGCCCAGATCGCCGGGGAACTCCTCGGGGTACGCCATGATGTCGTCCGGCAGGTCGCTCTCGTCGAACTCGTCAGTGTTGTACGGGACGGTGCGGGCCCGGCCGGAGGTGCCGATCCACTGGTCCGTGCGGAACTCGGAGCGAACCAGCTCGGCGACGTCGTTGGGAAGCGCCTGCGTGCGTCCGGCGCCGGCGAGCGCACCGAGTGCCCCGGCGTTGACCGAGTAGAAGACGTCCGCCGGCGACCCCTCGCCCTCGTTGATGATCGCGTTCACGTGGTCGGTGGAGCCGGCGTATCGAACGGTCAGGTCGAGGTCGTCGTATCGGTCGTCGATGTAGCTGACGAGCTCGCCGACGAGGAACTCACCGCGCCCGGAGTAGACGGTGAGTTCGCCCTCTAAGGCGGGCATCTCCGCCATCGGCGTCCCGCCGGGCGCGTCTCGCCCCTCGCGGCCCGACCCGATCTGACCGATCGACGACTCCGCGTCGCCGCCGTCACCGCCGCCGTCACCGTTCTCCCCGTCGTCGCCGCCGCCCGTACAGCCGGCCACCCCAACGGTGCCGACCGCTCCCGCCGCCGCGAGGAACCGTCGCCGTCGAACGTCACGCCCGCCCAGTCCATCGGATTCGTGTCTCGCCATGTGTTTTAGGCAAACCTAAATTAACTTAGTCGTGTCGGTTCAGTCGTCTGCGAGCGCTCGCGTCTGGCCGAGCGCGTCGAGGCAGTCGAGCCAGTCACGCATGTGTTCGCCACAGTGATTGAGGAACGCGCCGTTGTTCCACTCGGAGAAGTCGCCCTCCGCGAGCGCGTCGGCCATCTCCGCGAACACCGACGCGAACGAGTCGGCGTCGCCTTCCACGTCGTCCTCAGACGGCTTCGCCGTCTGAGTGGCCCGTTGAACCTCCGGTTCCACGCTGTCGAGCACCTCCCAGACGTGCTCGTTCAGCTCTAACCCCGCCACCTCGTTCGCGAGGTCGTCGAACGTCGAGCGCGCGGCCTTGTTGTGCTCGCACAGCGGCCCGCCGTTGTAGAGACGCTTGCCGAGCACGTCGGCGGCGCGCTTTACGAAGAGGCCCGACCAGATGTCGTCGAACCGACCGACGTCCCACTCGTTGTCGTCCATCGGGAGCTGATAGAACGCCGGGATCACCTCGCGTCGGAACGCGAGGTTCATCGAGCAGACCGTGAGATAGTTGCCGCGGGCGGCGACGAAATCCGCGCCGAAGTCGTCGGCGGTCGTCCGCGTCTGCGCCTGTCCCTCCAAGTCGCCGTCCATCAGGATCCGGACCGCGTCGAGGTCGGGGACGTTCGTCCACAGTCCCTGCGAGACGACGACCTCGCCGCTCTCCACCTCGACCGCGTCGGTCTCGACCGTCTCGCCCATCGCCGAGTACGGGTACCCGCGCGGGTACAACCCGTGCTCGCCGGCGTTCTGGTAGAGGACGTTCACCCAGCGCTCGTCCGAGCGGACGCGCTCTATTTCGCCGCCGAACGCGAGGTTCTCCATGTGACGACCGAAGTAGTTCGCGTCGTCCTGCGGGAGCGTGTCGTCGTCGATGAAGACGCCGTATTCGAACCCGGGATTCGCCCACATGTAGAGGAGTCCGAAGCTCGTCTCGGCGTGGCTCGCGGCCGGCACGACGTGTCCGTACTCCGCGACGTCGTTGTCCTCGTACCACGCCTCGCGGTCCGTCCCGTCGAACACATCGCCGGAGACGTCCAAGTCGTCTATCATCGCCCGCATCTCCGCGACGTCACAGAAGTCCTCGGTGACCAACACGAAGTGCAGACGCGAGACGTCGAACCCATGCTCGCGGGCGTTCGCGACGTACGCGCGGAGACACTCGTACTCGCGGATCGTCGGCACGATGACACAGATATCGGCCTCGTCACGTCGTGAGCGGCGCTCGTCCATACTCGCTTATTTTTAGGTTTACCTAAAAGTCTGCTGATTCGGCGTGCTCGTCGGTCGCACCGGCGTTTGGCGGTGCCTCGTCGACGGAGCGGGTCGGCGAGACGTTGAGAGAGACGGCCGCCGCGGCACCGCCCGCGAGCGTGACGGCGTTTTTGAGCGCGTGATCGAGGACGGCCGCCGCTAGCGCCGTTTCGACCGGGATCGCGGTCGTCCCGACTATCAGGCCGGTGAACGCGGCCTCGTACAGCCCGACCCCGCCTTGCGAGAGCGGCAACACCTTCGCGAGGTTGCCCGCGCTGACCGCGAGCGTGCAGACGGCGAGTACGACCGGGAGCGCGATGACGCCGCCGTCGAACCCGCCGAGGAGGGCGGCTAACACGAGGACGGCAGTCGCAACGTCGATCCCCCAGATGAGGAGGCTCCACCCGAACACGGTCGCGAGACGACGCGGTTGGGCGGCGACGACCCGAACCGCCGCGCCGACCCGAACCGCGGCACCGACCGGTCGGGCGAGCCGCGTCGCGGCGGCCCGAGCGCGAAGCGCGGGGCCGACGCGCCGGTCGCTCCGGGCGACCGCGACCGTCGCGACCCCGAGCGCGACGGCGACGGCAGCGAGTCCGGCGGCGGCGACGAGCGGCGTCGCTCCACCGGTCGTGTCGACCGATCGATCCCCCGAGGCGAGCGCGCCGAGCGCGAACGCACCGAGCGCCGCGATCGCCACGAGGTCGAAGGCGCGCTCGATCGCCAGCGAGGCGACGCCGGTTGGGTACGGAACGTCGCGTCTGCGCTTCAGCAGGTACGCGCGGACCCCGTCGCCCGCCCGCGCCGGGACGATCAGGTTCGCGGTCTGGCTCGCGAACACGGCCGCGGTGAGAAAGCCGGTCCGGAGCCGAGTCCCCATCGCCGCGAGCACGTCGCCGTACCGCCGCCCTCGGAGGGGCCACGAGAGCGCGTACGCGACGAGCGCGACGCCGAGAAGCGTCGGGTCCGCGGCCGCCGCAGTCGCGACGATCGCGTCCATGTCCACGTACCGCGCTACGAACCACCCGCCGACGGCGAGCACGAGCGCAGTGCCCGCGAGCGTGAGCCGCCCGCGCGTGAAGCGATCGCGAAGTCGGACGGAGTCGGACCGGCTCGTCATACAATTGTTTAGGGCAACCTAAAACATATAACGCTGGCGGTTCTCCGGCTCTCCGCTCGTTCACCTACGGTCGCCGACAAACTATTTGTGTACACGATTCGAAATACTATACATGACCGTCTCCGATGCCGATTCTCGCCGCATGTGGCTCGTTGAGCGAACGTACTCCGACGACGAACAGAACATGGTGATCCTCACCTACGCCACCGAAGACGGCGAGCGATACTTCCGGAAGGAGCGCGCGCTCACTTCCTTTTCGGACGTGCGCGACACGACCGCGGCCGTCACGCCCGACCCCGATAACGTCGGGCGCGTCGACGACCCGGCCGATCGCGAGCGATACGCGGCCGAGGCCGATCGAATGGCCCGCTCCCACGATCCGGACGACGTGATCTGACCGCCGCGGCCGCGTTTAAGCCCGTCCGGCTCGAACGGTCACGCAATGCGCGCGACGCTCGAAACCCTCGCGGTCGCGGTCCTCGTCGGTCTCACTCAGTTCGCGCTCGGAGCCGTCGGAGTCGGCGGCGCGCTCGCGCTGTCGACGCCGCTTTCGGTCACGCCGTGGACGCTCGTCACCGGCGTGTACGCGCACGCCTCCGTCGGCCACCTGATCGCCAACGCGGTGGCGCTGCTTCTCGTCGGCCCGTTCGTCGAACGCCGCACGTCGCGCTTTCGGTTTCACGCGTTCGTCGTGACGACCGGTGCGCTCGCCGGGACCGCACAGGTGACGCTCGGTAGCCTGCTCGGCCCACCCTCGGCAGTGCTGGGCTTGAGCGGCGCGGTGTTCGCGCTCGGCGGGTACCTCCTCGCGGGCAACGTCGCCAGCGCGACGCTTTTCGATCGGCTCCGGCTCTCGGCGCGTTCACAACTCGCGCTGTTCGGCGTCGTCGCGCTCGCGCTCACTGCGATGACCGCCGCACCCGGCGTCGCGCTTTTCGCACACGCCGTCGGCGCGTTCTGCGGGCTCGTTGCCGGACGGATCGAACTCCTCGATATCAGGTGAGCGGGTGGCCGCCGCGCGCGACGAGCTGATCGACGACGGCGTCGCTACCGAGTGTGAAGAAAACGAAGAGAGCGGAACGGACGCCCTAGCGCTTAGTCTTCGAGAACGATCTCGATGCTGACGTCGTTGGGCACCTGGACGCGCATGAGCTGGCGGAGCGCGCGTTCGTCGGCGTCGATGTCGATCAGACGCTTGTGGACGCGCATCTCCCAGTGCTCCCACGTCGCCGTCCCCTCACCGTCCGGGGACTTACGCGACGGGATCTCGAGCGTCTTCGTCGGCAGCGGGATCGGGCCCGACAGGGCGACCCCTGTCGAGTCCGCGATCTCGCGGACGTCGTCGCAGATGTCGTCGAGGTCCTCGGGGCTCGTGCCGGCGAGGCGGACGCGTGCCTGCTGCATCGATTATCGCTCGTTGACTTCGAGCACCTTGCCGGCCGCGATGGTCTGACCCATGTCGCGGATGGCGAAGCTGCCGAGTTCCGGAATCTCGCCGGACGGCTCGATGCTGAGCGGCTTTTGCGGGCGCACGGTGACGACCGCGGCGTCGCCGGACTTGATGAAGTCCGGGTTCTCCTCGGCGACCTCGCCCGACGAGGGGTCGATCTTCTGATCGATGGACTCGATCGTACAGGCGACCTGCGCCGTGTGGGCGTGGAAGACCGGGGTGTAGCCGGCCGTGATGACCGATGGGTGCTGCATGACGACGACCTGCGCCTTGAACGTCTCGGCGACGCTCGGCGGGTCGTCGGCGGGACCACAGACGTCGCCGCGACGGATGTCGTCCTTGCCGATGCCGCGGACGTTGAATCCGACGTTGTCACCGGGCTCGGCC
Coding sequences within:
- a CDS encoding dolichyl-phosphate hexose transferase, encoding MGTYNEAEAIATVLSDIDEVTDGRAEVVCVDGSSDRTPEIAREHGARVIEQEPQGYGVAVREAILTPDRPVVVTTDCDDTYPMEALPEFLAAINDGADVVSGDRLYHGATAMPAFNRLGNHAFAAVASLLMGERVHDTTTGMRAYRREVVEEISWTENTGLSAELLIRPLMRGYDVRERPIAYAERLGETKLDPIGGGAAIAKSIVTVCLEEQLRRF
- a CDS encoding glycosyltransferase family 39 protein; its protein translation is MSAFSPFSSLGRLATRLRERLGRADRVTVAAALIALAAGFLTFAVAATVFSHHSANHDEGVYLTQAALLLGGQVEFHAGPLADAVHPWFFIEDGGRLYPKYTPVPAALFAVSMGLFGEPRVTLAAVAAGNAALVYLLGGLSVGRRAGLVAALLFAASPMAIATSAAFLPYAPTTFFNLVFAVAYLRSVRDESLRAAGVAGVAVGIAFFSRPYTAVLFAAPFILHALWQVVSGLKRFAADSSASTPRALASAGLRGRPDPVRRHGLTALFGLLFVGVALAYNVRMTGDPFVFPYQAFAPMDGPGFGERRILGHSVEYTLGLALESNWYAVQEIATRWFAAGPLGTALAALGCAVAVRGWQNGGDPIGVVSDAGEETGAPGSPGFRRTAGLLLGGVGVAVVAGNLFFWGTHNALADLSDPTDGLAALFGPFYHFDLLVPLSIFGGVGVVAGWRTLRSVRARLASRGSPSGVTRVALAVAVASAVVVAGVAAVDAASEPIERNAAVDAKHEAAYAPFDEAEFEDGLVFVPTPYGEWQNHPFQYLRNGPGLDGDVVYALDRDPVEDFAVVDAYPDRTLYRYGYRGVWTADPDARVTPKLEPLDRRSGDRIDAETTVGVPDRVDRARVRVDPRRGDAGGPGHVSDTVTDPDGSLTVDWVVTPEGVRLSGVGGATADTADGSAEPVPVDHEGDVVAVTVTLVDPAGATYTYRQEVTVRVTEGDEAGVGDERVEAVWPPERSTCRLVTDCGNEGTYLPEEPDAHPEWVVFETTAEASG
- a CDS encoding extracellular solute-binding protein, with the protein product MARHESDGLGGRDVRRRRFLAAAGAVGTVGVAGCTGGGDDGENGDGGGDGGDAESSIGQIGSGREGRDAPGGTPMAEMPALEGELTVYSGRGEFLVGELVSYIDDRYDDLDLTVRYAGSTDHVNAIINEGEGSPADVFYSVNAGALGALAGAGRTQALPNDVAELVRSEFRTDQWIGTSGRARTVPYNTDEFDESDLPDDIMAYPEEFPGDLGWAPSYGSCQAFVTAMRLTEGEEATRGWLEAMVESGATSYADEFRTCQEVADGAIDAGFTNHYYIQRVLDGDPNAPIATAFTEGDAGAMFNVAGAAVVDTAIDVDLAANFVRHLLSSEAQDYFARSTFEYPLIPEVEPIGDLPTIDELDVPEIDLAELSNLEPTIDLMREAGIQV
- a CDS encoding alpha-1 4-glucan-protein synthase, which translates into the protein MDERRSRRDEADICVIVPTIREYECLRAYVANAREHGFDVSRLHFVLVTEDFCDVAEMRAMIDDLDVSGDVFDGTDREAWYEDNDVAEYGHVVPAASHAETSFGLLYMWANPGFEYGVFIDDDTLPQDDANYFGRHMENLAFGGEIERVRSDERWVNVLYQNAGEHGLYPRGYPYSAMGETVETDAVEVESGEVVVSQGLWTNVPDLDAVRILMDGDLEGQAQTRTTADDFGADFVAARGNYLTVCSMNLAFRREVIPAFYQLPMDDNEWDVGRFDDIWSGLFVKRAADVLGKRLYNGGPLCEHNKAARSTFDDLANEVAGLELNEHVWEVLDSVEPEVQRATQTAKPSEDDVEGDADSFASVFAEMADALAEGDFSEWNNGAFLNHCGEHMRDWLDCLDALGQTRALADD
- a CDS encoding lysylphosphatidylglycerol synthase transmembrane domain-containing protein — its product is MTSRSDSVRLRDRFTRGRLTLAGTALVLAVGGWFVARYVDMDAIVATAAAADPTLLGVALVAYALSWPLRGRRYGDVLAAMGTRLRTGFLTAAVFASQTANLIVPARAGDGVRAYLLKRRRDVPYPTGVASLAIERAFDLVAIAALGAFALGALASGDRSVDTTGGATPLVAAAGLAAVAVALGVATVAVARSDRRVGPALRARAAATRLARPVGAAVRVGAAVRVVAAQPRRLATVFGWSLLIWGIDVATAVLVLAALLGGFDGGVIALPVVLAVCTLAVSAGNLAKVLPLSQGGVGLYEAAFTGLIVGTTAIPVETALAAAVLDHALKNAVTLAGGAAAAVSLNVSPTRSVDEAPPNAGATDEHAESADF
- a CDS encoding rhomboid family intramembrane serine protease — translated: MRATLETLAVAVLVGLTQFALGAVGVGGALALSTPLSVTPWTLVTGVYAHASVGHLIANAVALLLVGPFVERRTSRFRFHAFVVTTGALAGTAQVTLGSLLGPPSAVLGLSGAVFALGGYLLAGNVASATLFDRLRLSARSQLALFGVVALALTAMTAAPGVALFAHAVGAFCGLVAGRIELLDIR
- the rpsJ gene encoding 30S ribosomal protein S10 — protein: MQQARVRLAGTSPEDLDDICDDVREIADSTGVALSGPIPLPTKTLEIPSRKSPDGEGTATWEHWEMRVHKRLIDIDADERALRQLMRVQVPNDVSIEIVLED